The following proteins are encoded in a genomic region of Stegostoma tigrinum isolate sSteTig4 chromosome 2, sSteTig4.hap1, whole genome shotgun sequence:
- the lztfl1 gene encoding leucine zipper transcription factor-like protein 1 isoform X3 gives MLNGLKVVVHSEVESELINTAYTNVLLLRQLFCQAEKWYLKLQTDISDLENRELLEQVAEFEKAEFTSTGKKANSEITKPKLAPLNEGGVSELLSKEITRLQDENDKLKARLRTVEIQATNALEEKLKLEQILNDLDKVPEDQKSKLKTQEVAALEETLAALKADFEMNLSMSTAKQKSLQDNLISTKHDLLKVQEHLSLTEKELDKKFQETAAYRNMKEILTKKNEQVKELRKRLSKYEAAD, from the exons ATGTTGAATGGACTGAAGGTTGTGGTCCACAGTGAGGTAGAATCAGAGCTCATCAACACAGCTTACACTAACGTGTTGCTTCTGCGTCAGTTATTTTGTCAGGCTGAAAAATGGTACCTGAAGTTACAGACAGACATCTCTGATCTGGAAAACAG AGAACTCTTGGAACAAGTGGCAGAATTTGAAAAAGCAGAATTTACTTCAACAGGAAAGAAA GCAAACTCAGAAATCACTAAACCCAAACTTGCTCCATTAAATGAAGGAGGAGTGTCTGAACTCTTGAGTAAG GAAATTACAAGACTCCAAGATGAGAATGACAAACTAAAGGCTAGACTGAGGACAGTAGAAATACAG GCGACAAATGCACTTGAGGAAAAGCTCAAATTGGAACAAAttctaaatgacttggataaagttCCAGAGGACCAAAAG TCCAAATTAAAAACACAGGAAGTTGCTGCTCTTGAGGAGACGTTGGCAGCTTTGAAAGCTGATTTTGAAATGAACCTGAGCATGAGCACTGCAAAACAAAAGAGCCTACAAGATAATCTCATTTCCACTAAACATGATCTACTCAAAGTACAGGAACATCTGTCATTGACTGAAAAG GAGTTGGATAAAAAGTTCCAGGAAACAGCTGCTTATCGCAACATGAAAGAAATATTAACAAAAAAGAATGAGCAAGTGAAGGAATTACGGAAACGTCTTTCAAA GTATGAAGCAGCAGACTGA